From a region of the Pontixanthobacter gangjinensis genome:
- a CDS encoding tetratricopeptide repeat protein, producing the protein MKKAQSHLTERSQRTMFSRKLLTAAASAAFVFVSACSEAPSDPFSAAEQAIEQGDLQAARVQLLQLMEQDPANQDAIMLLGKTLLSLENPEGAAEQFKKLVGNADLTNEANALLAKAYLQSGNSPLALETLEATGMNNGLAYAVGVVARLGEGDSDKALVMLDQGLAKFPGSVDLLVLDAKRAFDVRDIARARSLLDKVLANHTNMIEARLLAGRVEMHERKLDLAKEHFGQVIKSNPWNLPAILSLAAIARDQGDEKTAGDWIARAKEIAPGHPVGVYFAAQMAFDAGNLEDAHMLVQSAGKQEMEFPALRMLRGFIAAKQGQTYTAISELERFFRLGGENSMARAILAKQYAETNATQKAWDTLQPVLSGANLDAGTLSLAAQIAGKLGKPEQAQLAQRAQVAKTQVPYAGEMMKAGGYIRAGKWKDADAIYRKVLANGGAVDPIVLNNASTVRLKLGDKQGALALARKAFGLAQEDPIVMDTLGWSLVQIDKNSAEGRLLIERALQLAPGNQEITDHWLAIS; encoded by the coding sequence ATGAAAAAGGCTCAATCACACCTGACCGAACGCTCGCAGCGCACCATGTTTAGCCGCAAGCTCCTAACAGCAGCAGCTTCGGCTGCATTTGTATTCGTTTCAGCCTGTTCGGAAGCGCCTTCTGATCCTTTTTCGGCAGCTGAGCAGGCCATCGAGCAAGGCGATTTGCAAGCGGCCAGGGTTCAATTGCTACAACTGATGGAGCAAGATCCTGCCAATCAAGATGCGATAATGTTGCTTGGCAAGACCCTACTATCGCTTGAAAATCCCGAGGGTGCGGCAGAGCAATTCAAAAAGCTAGTTGGTAATGCTGATCTCACAAATGAAGCCAATGCACTTCTTGCCAAGGCATACCTCCAATCTGGCAATTCTCCTTTGGCTCTCGAAACGCTTGAGGCCACGGGGATGAATAACGGTTTGGCTTATGCGGTTGGGGTGGTGGCACGGCTTGGCGAAGGCGATAGCGACAAGGCTCTTGTGATGCTTGATCAAGGCTTGGCCAAATTCCCAGGTTCGGTTGATCTGCTCGTGCTAGATGCGAAACGCGCCTTTGACGTGCGCGATATCGCACGAGCACGCAGCCTGTTGGACAAAGTTTTGGCCAACCACACCAACATGATTGAAGCGCGCCTATTGGCTGGGCGGGTAGAGATGCACGAACGCAAGCTAGATCTTGCGAAGGAGCATTTCGGTCAAGTCATCAAGTCCAACCCTTGGAATCTGCCAGCGATCCTTTCATTGGCTGCAATCGCGCGCGATCAAGGTGATGAGAAGACCGCTGGTGATTGGATTGCTAGGGCCAAGGAAATTGCACCGGGGCACCCCGTCGGCGTCTATTTCGCGGCTCAGATGGCATTCGATGCCGGAAATCTTGAAGATGCCCATATGCTGGTGCAGTCGGCGGGCAAGCAGGAAATGGAATTTCCGGCCTTACGAATGTTGCGCGGTTTCATCGCTGCAAAACAAGGGCAGACATACACTGCGATCAGCGAACTGGAGCGTTTCTTTCGGCTGGGTGGTGAAAACAGCATGGCGCGCGCAATTCTCGCGAAACAATATGCGGAAACCAATGCTACTCAAAAGGCTTGGGATACCCTCCAACCCGTCCTTTCAGGTGCCAATTTAGATGCTGGAACGCTGAGTCTGGCCGCACAAATCGCAGGAAAGCTTGGAAAACCGGAACAAGCACAATTAGCGCAGCGCGCGCAAGTTGCGAAAACGCAAGTGCCTTACGCTGGCGAGATGATGAAAGCGGGCGGTTATATCCGCGCCGGAAAATGGAAAGATGCTGACGCTATCTATCGTAAAGTGCTTGCCAACGGCGGCGCGGTTGACCCTATTGTTTTGAACAATGCGTCGACGGTTAGGTTAAAACTTGGCGACAAGCAGGGTGCGTTGGCGCTCGCACGCAAAGCTTTCGGTTTGGCGCAGGAAGATCCGATCGTGATGGATACGCTAGGCTGGAGCCTGGTTCAGATCGACAAGAACAGCGCTGAAGGTCGTTTGCTGATTGAACGGGCTTTGCAATTGGCTCCAGGAAATCAGGAAATCACCGATCATTGGCTTGCAATTTCATAG
- a CDS encoding septal ring lytic transglycosylase RlpA family protein, with translation MSKRKFNLTFSQRFALVALAAALPLPLLNGALAEEASEETAFEQTFEKFEELPDTPALEGNVVDITEIEPPIEIEEVPAVRSLGAGVASYYGRRFHGRQTANGERFNMNAMTAAHKTLPFGTRVVVTNPSNGKSVTVRINDRGPYAHGRTIDLSRAAAQKIGLVSRGHGKVELDIVS, from the coding sequence ATGTCTAAGCGTAAGTTCAACCTAACCTTCTCGCAGCGCTTTGCGCTGGTTGCGCTGGCGGCTGCCTTGCCATTGCCTTTACTTAATGGCGCCTTGGCGGAGGAGGCGAGTGAGGAGACCGCATTTGAACAGACCTTCGAGAAATTCGAGGAACTGCCAGATACACCAGCGCTTGAGGGCAATGTCGTTGACATTACCGAGATTGAGCCCCCGATCGAGATCGAGGAAGTGCCTGCGGTCCGCTCGCTAGGTGCTGGCGTTGCATCCTATTACGGCCGCCGCTTCCACGGCCGCCAAACCGCCAATGGAGAGCGTTTCAACATGAACGCCATGACGGCGGCGCATAAGACATTGCCGTTTGGCACCCGCGTGGTTGTTACCAATCCCAGCAATGGCAAGTCGGTGACCGTGCGGATTAACGACCGTGGTCCCTATGCCCATGGCCGGACGATTGACCTGAGCCGCGCTGCAGCACAGAAGATTGGCCTTGTCAGCCGGGGTCACGGCAAAGTTGAGCTAGACATCGTAAGCTAG
- a CDS encoding SLOG domain-containing protein, translated as MNIFLSASVPLPDRNPSYFETADVVAIRDSVKALVQTFAEHAVIHFGGHPAITPLISLMLQRHPNVRSDRIRLYQSDYFAERFPSENFSFVEQVVTPKVGNDRDESLALMRRKMLTDHPLSAAFFIGGMEGVIDEYNLIKELQPKAICYPVASTGGAALEVFQHGDFDPELLTQLTYRTLFRRLLRGLS; from the coding sequence ATGAACATTTTCCTTTCTGCTAGTGTGCCGCTCCCCGATAGAAACCCAAGCTATTTCGAAACAGCTGATGTCGTAGCTATCCGCGATTCTGTGAAAGCATTGGTACAAACATTTGCAGAGCACGCGGTAATCCATTTCGGAGGGCATCCGGCTATAACGCCGCTAATATCGCTGATGCTACAGCGTCATCCGAACGTTCGTTCTGATCGCATTCGTCTTTATCAGTCAGACTATTTTGCTGAGCGCTTCCCTTCAGAGAATTTTTCGTTCGTGGAGCAGGTGGTTACGCCTAAGGTCGGCAATGATAGAGACGAAAGCCTCGCCTTGATGAGACGAAAAATGCTGACTGACCATCCCCTTTCCGCTGCGTTCTTCATCGGCGGAATGGAGGGCGTGATCGACGAGTACAATCTAATAAAAGAACTACAACCAAAGGCAATATGCTATCCGGTTGCTAGCACAGGCGGGGCAGCTCTCGAAGTTTTTCAGCACGGCGACTTTGACCCTGAACTGCTCACGCAATTGACATATCGGACCCTTTTTAGGCGCCTATTACGCGGCCTTTCGTAA
- a CDS encoding class I SAM-dependent methyltransferase, translating to MSDAATIAFYEANAALYTEKFGQRPSPHLDPFLDLLEPRAAILELGCGSGQDSARIVERGFDLDATDGSQAMVAKTKELRGIDAKLMRFEEISAVNAYDAVWAHACLIHVARNNFHQVLSAIHRSLRPEGLHFANYKLGAGEGRDPLGRLHNFPNENWLENAYVAAGFTNIESGTYRGEGADGVIRDWFALTVRKLVG from the coding sequence GTGAGCGATGCGGCGACCATCGCGTTCTATGAGGCGAATGCCGCCCTTTACACAGAAAAATTCGGCCAACGTCCAAGCCCCCACCTTGATCCCTTCCTGGATCTGCTCGAACCTCGAGCCGCGATACTTGAACTCGGCTGTGGTAGCGGTCAGGATTCAGCCCGGATTGTGGAGCGTGGGTTTGACTTGGATGCAACAGACGGCAGCCAAGCGATGGTTGCAAAGACAAAGGAACTGCGCGGCATCGACGCGAAACTGATGCGTTTTGAGGAAATCAGCGCGGTCAATGCATATGATGCAGTCTGGGCACATGCATGTCTGATCCACGTTGCTCGTAATAATTTTCACCAAGTGCTCTCAGCGATTCATCGTTCGCTACGACCGGAGGGACTACATTTTGCCAACTACAAACTTGGCGCTGGCGAAGGCCGCGATCCGCTTGGCCGCTTGCACAATTTCCCGAACGAAAACTGGCTTGAAAATGCTTACGTTGCAGCTGGCTTTACTAATATCGAGTCCGGGACTTATCGCGGGGAAGGCGCAGATGGCGTGATCAGGGATTGGTTCGCATTAACCGTTCGAAAGCTCGTGGGATGA
- a CDS encoding molybdopterin-dependent oxidoreductase: MKYAIGRRSLLAGMSALFVGACSKVADSSVGRSLFDASQRWHQSVHRSLADRMALAKEYSKAEISPFFRGNGSLTVDTPEYEASVVNQFKDWTLEVRGLVDTPLTLTMENIRSLTQRTQITRHDCVEGWSAIGEWTGPQLSTLLEAAGVQNDAKFAVFRCADTLAGRQYYESVDLVDAMHPQTIIAHELNGEPLEVQNGAPLRMRIERQLGYKHAKYLTAIELVADLADLGEGEGGYWEDRAGYQWYAGI; encoded by the coding sequence ATGAAATACGCTATAGGACGTCGTAGCCTGCTCGCGGGAATGAGCGCCTTGTTCGTGGGCGCGTGCAGCAAAGTTGCCGATAGTAGCGTTGGCCGGAGCTTGTTTGACGCGTCGCAGCGCTGGCATCAATCCGTGCATCGCTCGCTAGCAGACCGCATGGCATTGGCGAAGGAATATTCCAAAGCAGAAATTTCGCCTTTTTTCCGTGGCAATGGTTCACTGACGGTAGATACGCCGGAATATGAGGCATCGGTGGTTAACCAGTTTAAGGACTGGACATTGGAAGTGCGCGGCTTGGTCGATACGCCGCTAACGCTGACGATGGAGAATATTCGCAGCCTAACTCAGCGGACTCAGATCACCCGACATGATTGCGTCGAAGGATGGAGCGCAATCGGAGAATGGACCGGTCCGCAACTTTCAACTTTGCTCGAGGCGGCAGGTGTTCAAAACGACGCCAAGTTCGCAGTCTTTCGGTGCGCTGACACGCTGGCTGGCCGCCAATATTACGAAAGCGTCGATTTGGTGGATGCAATGCACCCACAAACGATCATCGCCCATGAACTCAACGGTGAGCCGCTGGAAGTGCAGAATGGTGCGCCGCTCAGAATGAGGATCGAGCGCCAGTTAGGCTATAAACACGCCAAATATCTGACCGCCATCGAATTGGTTGCTGACCTAGCTGATCTTGGAGAAGGAGAAGGTGGATATTGGGAAGATCGCGCCGGGTACCAATGGTATGCCGGGATTTAG
- a CDS encoding SDR family oxidoreductase, translating into MKRQAVLVTGGAIRLGRSISEEFAARGWHVIIHYRSSAREAQILADSLPSAETITFDLCDHHAVERAAIDLANRVPEWRALICSASLFEPDSADQANWEVWDKVQNANLRGNVALAQTFLKRSQFGNAKSAVFLLDQKLENMNPDFFSYTLSKAGLHAAAQMMAMQEQFSKDRIYSLAPGLTLPSHDQTEAEFARSASMNLLQRVTQAEETARAACFLADGHLASGGTLLVDSGQHLLNHRRDVMYLVREEN; encoded by the coding sequence ATGAAACGTCAAGCAGTATTAGTTACTGGCGGCGCAATCCGTTTGGGGCGAAGCATCTCAGAAGAGTTCGCTGCGCGAGGTTGGCATGTCATCATCCATTATCGCAGCAGTGCAAGGGAAGCGCAGATTTTGGCGGATTCTCTGCCGAGCGCCGAAACGATCACTTTCGATCTCTGCGATCACCACGCAGTCGAGCGCGCCGCAATCGATCTAGCCAACCGAGTACCTGAGTGGCGTGCATTAATTTGCAGCGCATCTTTATTCGAACCTGACAGTGCCGATCAAGCGAACTGGGAAGTCTGGGACAAAGTCCAGAATGCCAATCTGCGGGGGAACGTTGCGCTGGCGCAGACATTTTTGAAGCGAAGCCAATTTGGAAACGCCAAATCGGCAGTCTTTTTGCTCGATCAGAAACTGGAAAATATGAATCCCGATTTCTTCAGTTACACGCTTAGCAAGGCAGGGTTGCACGCAGCAGCGCAGATGATGGCAATGCAGGAGCAATTTTCTAAGGATCGGATTTACAGCCTCGCGCCAGGCCTTACCCTGCCCAGCCACGACCAGACCGAAGCCGAATTTGCGCGCAGTGCCAGTATGAATTTACTACAGCGCGTAACGCAGGCTGAAGAAACGGCGCGTGCCGCTTGCTTCCTCGCAGACGGGCATCTTGCGTCGGGAGGGACGCTGCTTGTCGATTCAGGGCAGCACTTACTCAACCATCGCCGAGACGTGATGTATCTGGTACGTGAGGAAAACTGA
- a CDS encoding PEP-CTERM sorting domain-containing protein: MKFTKNAIMAAGLLAAVAAAPASAATYEYVMTNGDVLTIDTDTSSASFKGSKIDATMTSAAFASFTGGATPTFSFVLDSLDGTRLINGVQTTDNPKNSTTTHPQKLIAYGPSANNKVNLWAWWGDPIIGGDYITYIKSYTAKVPEPGALGLMAFGLGGLAFARRRRKKLAA, from the coding sequence ATGAAATTTACCAAGAACGCAATTATGGCTGCAGGGCTTCTTGCCGCTGTCGCAGCCGCGCCAGCTTCAGCTGCCACGTACGAATATGTAATGACTAACGGCGATGTTCTGACCATCGATACCGATACTTCGAGCGCTTCGTTCAAAGGCAGCAAGATCGATGCAACAATGACCAGCGCAGCTTTCGCCAGCTTCACTGGTGGAGCGACACCAACATTCAGCTTCGTTCTTGACTCACTTGACGGCACACGCCTTATCAATGGTGTGCAGACGACTGACAATCCGAAGAATTCGACAACCACTCACCCGCAAAAGTTGATTGCTTACGGCCCGTCAGCCAACAACAAAGTCAACCTTTGGGCATGGTGGGGTGATCCAATCATCGGTGGTGACTACATCACCTACATCAAATCCTACACAGCGAAGGTTCCTGAACCAGGTGCGCTTGGCCTCATGGCCTTCGGACTCGGCGGGCTGGCATTTGCCCGTCGCCGCCGGAAAAAGCTGGCTGCTTAA
- a CDS encoding TIR domain-containing protein: MFFSFYYKADNWRVSTVKKMGAIEGQPLLSSNKWEEVKGGGDAAIKKWINDEMSGKSCLVVLIGASTAGRKWIDYEIKKAWDDGKGVVGVHIHGLKNSQEQQAAKGANPFAKFKIGDEAMTKYAKSYDTPYTSSKYVYEYISENIAEWVEEAIRLRKAA; this comes from the coding sequence GTGTTTTTCAGCTTCTATTATAAGGCTGACAATTGGCGGGTATCAACAGTCAAGAAGATGGGGGCGATCGAAGGTCAGCCGCTGCTTAGCTCCAATAAATGGGAGGAAGTCAAGGGCGGTGGTGACGCGGCCATCAAGAAGTGGATCAATGACGAAATGTCAGGCAAATCGTGTTTGGTGGTTCTTATCGGCGCAAGCACCGCTGGGCGCAAATGGATTGACTATGAAATTAAGAAGGCTTGGGACGATGGAAAGGGCGTCGTTGGTGTTCACATCCACGGACTAAAGAACTCGCAAGAGCAGCAAGCCGCTAAAGGCGCGAACCCATTTGCCAAATTCAAGATCGGCGACGAGGCGATGACGAAGTATGCAAAGTCTTATGATACGCCCTATACAAGCAGTAAATATGTTTATGAATATATATCTGAGAATATAGCGGAATGGGTAGAAGAGGCGATCAGATTACGAAAGGCCGCGTAA
- a CDS encoding DUF1801 domain-containing protein — MAEAKTRPTSIGVKEFIDSVEHEKKREEAKTLDAIFRRVTACKPAMWGPSIIGYGSYRTTYESGRDVHWLRTGFSPRKAKHSVYLMGGYCDELTGKRRDFQLERLGKYSRGKSCLYINKLADVDMAVLEEMIAEDWATMNRLYPE; from the coding sequence ATGGCAGAGGCAAAGACACGGCCAACTTCGATTGGTGTGAAAGAGTTTATCGACAGCGTCGAGCACGAGAAGAAGCGCGAGGAAGCTAAAACCCTTGATGCGATTTTTCGGCGGGTGACGGCGTGCAAACCGGCAATGTGGGGGCCATCGATCATTGGCTATGGCTCATATCGCACTACCTACGAGAGCGGCCGCGATGTGCATTGGTTGCGCACAGGATTCAGCCCAAGAAAAGCCAAGCATTCGGTCTATCTGATGGGCGGATATTGTGATGAATTGACCGGCAAGAGGCGCGATTTCCAACTGGAACGTCTGGGAAAATATTCTCGCGGGAAAAGCTGCCTCTATATCAACAAGCTAGCAGACGTGGATATGGCAGTGTTGGAAGAGATGATCGCTGAAGACTGGGCAACGATGAACAGGCTCTATCCTGAGTGA
- a CDS encoding cytochrome b/b6 domain-containing protein, translating into MGSKTKRHGLITRVWHWLNLVCVVILFMSGLTISNAHRYLYWGEWGFSPDQAWLSVPRFPGWLTIPTNYNLAEARDWHLLMAWPFAVGLLVMWIAMLITGHFWRDIRTRLREWKPTAIWQDITEHLKLNFDHEVGKYNFLQKLAYGVVLGIFLPGMVLSGLAISPGFEPAAPWIVELLGGRQSARSIHFIFSWGLFGFFVIHVALVILAGPIGQIRDMITGGNAAEEKQV; encoded by the coding sequence ATGGGATCAAAGACAAAGCGTCACGGTTTGATAACTCGCGTTTGGCATTGGCTTAATCTGGTCTGCGTGGTTATCTTGTTCATGTCGGGCCTGACGATCAGCAACGCCCATCGATATCTGTATTGGGGAGAATGGGGCTTTTCGCCCGATCAGGCGTGGCTCTCGGTCCCACGATTCCCTGGCTGGCTGACGATACCCACCAATTATAATCTCGCCGAAGCGCGAGATTGGCACTTATTGATGGCTTGGCCTTTCGCGGTCGGCCTGCTGGTCATGTGGATTGCCATGTTGATTACCGGCCATTTCTGGCGCGACATAAGAACCCGTCTACGCGAGTGGAAACCTACTGCGATCTGGCAAGATATAACGGAACACCTCAAGCTGAATTTTGATCACGAGGTCGGTAAATACAACTTCCTGCAGAAATTGGCTTACGGTGTTGTGCTTGGCATATTCTTACCGGGAATGGTGCTCAGCGGCTTGGCGATTAGCCCCGGCTTTGAGCCCGCTGCTCCTTGGATTGTAGAGCTATTGGGAGGCCGCCAAAGCGCGCGCTCAATCCATTTTATCTTTTCATGGGGCTTGTTCGGCTTCTTCGTAATCCATGTCGCTCTCGTGATATTGGCCGGACCAATCGGGCAAATTCGTGACATGATAACCGGCGGGAACGCTGCTGAGGAGAAGCAGGTATGA
- a CDS encoding toll/interleukin-1 receptor domain-containing protein produces the protein MSNYTYQIAILGAANDNRDRIRTGLLARMAEIGIEKTSVSILEDEECLRIDPKAATAAVFLGYEGAINDTFPALERLLADTIPIIPIVEDLNLYKMSVPPGLRAINGKKCRTETEVAETVSLVLENLNLLRKDRRLFVSYKRDDSTGVAEQLSDVFTEHGFDVFLDTRSVRPSDSFQDELWHRMADSDVVILLDTPNFRESEWTVAELTQANSTSVQILHLLWPGIAPEPNSAFSVYSRLQNRDFAYIEKAPDRLSRLQPATVDKIILQLESLRARAIAARHTDLFDSVSDAALEVGAQATLHPQRYMTLRRGGRDVAILPTVGVPSSPRLHGFLDVIRDEHAGFELTAIYDERGVLDSWRSHLSWLAEHLPVKTVENGQFLNWLSEGSAE, from the coding sequence ATGTCAAACTATACTTATCAAATTGCGATTCTCGGTGCGGCGAATGATAATCGCGATAGGATCAGGACCGGGCTACTCGCGCGAATGGCCGAAATCGGGATCGAGAAAACGAGCGTTTCAATACTTGAGGATGAGGAATGTTTAAGGATAGACCCAAAAGCAGCGACTGCAGCCGTATTTTTAGGCTATGAAGGTGCAATAAACGATACTTTTCCCGCCCTTGAAAGGCTATTGGCTGACACAATCCCGATTATTCCAATTGTCGAAGATTTGAATCTCTACAAGATGTCAGTTCCACCTGGCCTTCGCGCAATCAATGGGAAAAAGTGCCGCACCGAAACTGAAGTTGCCGAAACGGTTTCACTGGTACTAGAAAACCTCAATCTTCTCAGAAAAGATCGCCGCCTTTTTGTAAGCTACAAGCGTGATGATTCAACTGGCGTCGCAGAACAGCTTTCTGATGTTTTTACAGAACATGGGTTCGACGTATTTCTCGACACTAGATCGGTTCGCCCATCTGACAGCTTTCAGGATGAGCTGTGGCATCGAATGGCAGATAGTGACGTTGTGATACTGCTCGACACGCCAAATTTTCGCGAGAGCGAATGGACCGTTGCCGAGTTAACTCAAGCAAACTCAACAAGCGTTCAGATACTGCACCTTCTATGGCCGGGTATTGCGCCCGAACCGAATTCGGCATTTAGCGTGTATAGTAGGCTTCAAAATCGCGACTTTGCATATATCGAGAAGGCACCCGATAGACTTAGCAGGCTCCAACCTGCTACGGTTGACAAAATTATCCTGCAGTTAGAAAGCCTTAGGGCACGAGCCATTGCAGCGCGTCACACAGATTTGTTTGACAGCGTTTCCGACGCCGCACTGGAAGTGGGAGCGCAGGCGACTTTGCACCCTCAGAGATACATGACGCTTCGAAGAGGAGGACGTGATGTTGCAATTCTCCCAACAGTTGGCGTCCCCTCATCGCCTCGGCTACATGGCTTTTTGGACGTAATACGCGACGAACATGCCGGATTCGAGTTGACGGCAATCTACGATGAGCGTGGCGTCCTCGATAGCTGGCGTAGTCATCTTAGTTGGCTAGCAGAGCACCTGCCAGTCAAGACAGTTGAGAATGGTCAGTTTCTCAACTGGCTGTCTGAAGGGAGCGCGGAATGA
- a CDS encoding dihydroneopterin aldolase, with product MRYIIHLDRLDAQFSIGIHDFERAEPQRLQISARLVIEIAGQPSDSIESVFNYDGLRDAILAIAAEGHHDLQETVAAKIAEFCRFSKHIVGGIVRTNKPDVYPDAAGVGCEMSWGDDAALTLLACGFR from the coding sequence ATGCGTTACATAATCCATCTCGACCGTCTCGATGCGCAATTTTCTATTGGTATCCATGATTTTGAGCGGGCTGAACCGCAGCGGCTGCAAATCTCGGCTAGATTGGTCATAGAGATTGCCGGACAACCCTCTGATTCCATCGAATCCGTTTTTAACTATGATGGTTTGCGAGACGCAATTTTGGCTATCGCTGCCGAGGGGCATCACGATTTACAGGAAACTGTCGCTGCAAAAATTGCCGAGTTTTGCCGATTTTCTAAGCACATTGTCGGTGGAATCGTCAGAACCAACAAACCAGACGTATACCCCGATGCTGCTGGCGTCGGCTGCGAGATGTCTTGGGGCGATGACGCCGCCCTCACCCTGCTCGCTTGCGGTTTCCGTTAA
- a CDS encoding MOSC domain-containing protein: protein MMQSVHSLCIGKARLFKGGSKSAIAKQPIAGIVRIGTQGLEGDVQADRKVHGGPDMAVHQYPLDHHAFWREEIGNLALLDDFGAFGSNLAVLGMLEHQIGIGDRFRFGTALLEVSQPRQPCWKIEHRFQKKNMVEAILRSGRCGWYYRVVEEGQAQSGEALALEYSAATDWTVSRVFNALWGDPESVNTAQLKELSRLPALTPKLQAKAEGKLG from the coding sequence ATGATGCAATCCGTCCACTCACTTTGTATTGGCAAGGCGAGGCTTTTCAAAGGTGGCTCGAAAAGTGCGATTGCGAAACAACCTATTGCCGGCATCGTTCGGATCGGAACGCAGGGTCTTGAAGGAGATGTCCAAGCAGACCGCAAAGTCCATGGCGGCCCTGATATGGCAGTGCATCAGTACCCACTTGATCACCACGCGTTCTGGCGCGAGGAAATCGGGAATTTGGCGCTGCTCGACGATTTCGGTGCATTCGGCAGCAATCTTGCCGTACTAGGAATGCTCGAACATCAGATTGGTATCGGCGATCGGTTCCGCTTCGGCACTGCGCTTCTAGAAGTCAGTCAGCCTAGGCAGCCTTGCTGGAAGATCGAGCACCGTTTCCAGAAGAAAAACATGGTCGAAGCGATCCTTCGGTCCGGCCGTTGCGGTTGGTATTACCGTGTAGTCGAAGAAGGTCAGGCGCAATCCGGGGAGGCGTTAGCACTCGAATATAGCGCTGCAACCGATTGGACAGTAAGCCGAGTTTTCAATGCTTTATGGGGCGACCCCGAGTCCGTAAATACAGCACAGCTAAAGGAACTCTCGAGGTTACCCGCACTAACGCCCAAATTGCAGGCCAAAGCTGAGGGGAAGCTGGGGTAA
- a CDS encoding argininosuccinate synthase yields MSEIKRVVLAYSGGLDTSVIAKWLEVERGCEVVTFTADLGQGEEIEPAREKARAMGIPDKHIFIEDVREEFARDFIFPMMRANARYEGDYLLGTSIARPLISKRLVEIARETGADAIAHGATGKGNDQVRFELSAYALAPDIAVIAPWREWELTSRTALIAWAEKHQIQVPKDKRGESPFSTDANMLHTSSEGKVLEDPWEETPDYVYSRTNNPEDAPDTPEYITIDFERGDGVALGGKAMSPAALIEALNELGRKHGIGRLDLVENRFVGMKSRGMYETPGGEIYARAHRGIEQITLDRGAAHLKDELMPKYAELIYNGFWFSPEREMLQAAIDHSQVKVSGTVRLKLYKGNADVVGRKSPNSLYSEQHVTFEDDAGAYDQKDAEGFIKLNALRLRLLAKRDR; encoded by the coding sequence ATGTCCGAAATCAAACGTGTTGTCCTTGCCTACTCAGGCGGACTTGATACGTCCGTCATCGCCAAATGGCTGGAGGTCGAACGCGGTTGCGAGGTAGTAACCTTCACTGCCGATCTTGGACAAGGTGAGGAGATTGAACCAGCTCGCGAGAAGGCGCGGGCTATGGGAATTCCCGACAAACATATCTTTATCGAAGACGTCCGAGAGGAATTTGCTCGCGACTTCATCTTCCCAATGATGCGCGCCAATGCGCGTTACGAGGGGGATTACTTACTTGGCACATCAATCGCTCGTCCGTTGATCTCCAAAAGGCTAGTTGAAATTGCGCGCGAAACGGGTGCCGATGCTATTGCACATGGCGCCACCGGCAAAGGTAATGACCAAGTCCGGTTTGAACTATCGGCTTATGCTCTTGCACCTGACATCGCCGTGATTGCACCGTGGCGCGAGTGGGAGTTGACCAGCCGCACGGCGCTGATTGCTTGGGCAGAAAAGCACCAGATCCAGGTGCCTAAGGATAAACGAGGCGAGAGCCCGTTCTCCACCGATGCGAACATGCTGCACACCTCCAGCGAAGGCAAAGTACTTGAAGATCCGTGGGAAGAAACCCCGGATTACGTGTATTCGCGGACCAACAATCCAGAGGATGCGCCCGATACACCCGAATATATCACCATAGATTTCGAACGAGGTGATGGTGTAGCTCTTGGTGGTAAAGCGATGAGCCCTGCGGCTTTGATTGAAGCACTCAACGAGCTTGGCCGCAAGCATGGCATTGGCCGGCTCGATTTGGTCGAAAACCGTTTTGTCGGCATGAAAAGCCGCGGCATGTACGAAACACCGGGTGGCGAAATTTACGCCCGTGCGCATCGTGGTATCGAGCAGATCACACTCGACCGCGGGGCGGCGCATCTCAAGGACGAGTTGATGCCCAAATATGCCGAGCTGATCTATAATGGCTTCTGGTTTAGCCCTGAACGCGAAATGCTGCAGGCTGCAATCGACCACAGCCAGGTGAAAGTCAGCGGGACCGTTCGGCTGAAGTTGTATAAGGGCAATGCCGATGTCGTGGGCCGCAAATCGCCCAATTCACTTTATTCCGAACAGCACGTCACGTTCGAGGATGATGCTGGAGCCTATGACCAGAAGGACGCCGAAGGGTTTATCAAGTTGAATGCGCTGCGATTACGTTTGTTAGCTAAACGAGATCGGTAA